The following DNA comes from Meles meles chromosome 8, mMelMel3.1 paternal haplotype, whole genome shotgun sequence.
CCTTTACCTTTGGCCAACCTACAGCCATCTTTCAACTTTCTTTCACAATTCAGGGGAATGAGAACCTTAGAATCCTTCATCCTTCATGTAAAGGAGAGGACCAACTCACTTCATTTACAATTCCTTTTCACCAGCCAAAGTCCCACATCAGAATGACTCAGCCAACCCTACACTCTCCTCATAGTTTGTGCAAGACCCTTGCATATGTTATTACTATTACTCATTGTCCCCTGAGTGGATTTACTTTTACCTCCTGAGAGGAAGGACAGTTTCTTTGTCAATGTTACCTAACAGAATGCCAGGGGAGGAGGTTAAGTGATAAGAGAACCTGGCAACATTAAACTATGTCTGGTAGCAGGGGAATGTGTACCTGGATTATTATAttgaagatggaaaaataaaatagaaaaggaatgTGAAAACTGTAAGTCTTCATCACCCTCACACTATTACAAGCAGAACGATCAAATTTTCACTTCGTCTAATGGCAGGTATGGCTCTCACATGGCTATGTGGAATTGCTCCTTCTCCTCTTAAGGTTATATCTTCTCAAAATTAAGAATCTTAGAAATATGAAGATGTAGAGATGGAGTAAGTTGGGTTATTTGGCAGGATCCACACCTCCCTCATTAAATGACTGCTTAGAGATCATGAAGACTAACTTTATTACCAGGGTATCATCTTTTAGCTCTATAATTAAGGCAAACTACAGCCAGAAACTCAGAATGGGTGTGGTATGGAGATCTAGGGACATGGATTTGAGTCCCTATTTGTGCCAAGCTATGTTACTTATCTGGGCATATTGCTATAGCTAAATTGTCATACGGTAGTCTATgtcatcattaaaaaatataaacaaggggcgcctgggtggctcagtgggttaaagcctttgccttcggctcaggtcatgatcccagggtcctgggatcgagccccacatcgggctctctgctccgtagggagccttcttcctcctctctctctgcctgcctctctgcctagttgtgatttctctctgtcaaataaataaaatatttaaaaaaatatatataaacaaaaccaaaagggaaTAAACTTACAAACCTGGGGACAAAACTGGCAGAAAGTAATTTACTAAGtaattccttctcttctctttagtttctgttgagaaataagaattctattaaaaacttctattaaaaataaaccttGAAGAAATCAAACCTGTATAAACAAACTGTATTTCCCCAGTACTTTATACTGCTTAAAGTGATAGGAATGTCCTAGAACCATGTCACAAAGAATACACAGATGAATTCACATGGCTCTGGATGACCTGCTAGGACTCATGGGTTTCACCCAAGTGAATCAAATTCTTCTAAATCCATGTGTCTTTAGTCAGtagctaatttttttaatatttaaaattttttttataaacatataatgtatgattagtcgcaggggtataggtctgtgaatcgccaggtttacacacttcacagtactcaccatagcacataccctccccaatgtccataaccccatcagtACCTAATTTTTACCTTAATTTTACAGATTACTAAAAGAAAACTATTGAAATATATGACAAAAGATGATAGCACACCCAAACAGCACCATCTCCACTGAGGTTTCAGACTTCCTCCTGAATTGTTTGGTCAGGTACCCTAGCTGGAACTTCTGGTTGTCTCTGttcctcagcttcctcttcctcctggccATGGGGGCCAATGGTGTTCTCCTGGTCACTATTCGGCTGGAGGTCTCTCTGCATGAGCCCATGTACTACCTACTCAGCATTCTTTCCCTGTTGGACATTGTGGTCTGCCTCACTGTCATCCCCAAGGTCCTGGCCATCTTTTGGTTTGACCTCAAGTCCATCAGTTTCTATGCCTGCTTCCTCCAGATGTACATCATGAATTGCTTCCTTGCCATGGAGTCTTGCACTTTCATGGttatggcctatgaccgctatgtggccatttgCCACCCACTGAGGTACACATCTGTAATCACTGACCAATTTGTAGCCAaggcttctgtttttattttggccAGAAATGGTATTTTAACAGTGCCTATCCCCATTCTATCATCCCGACTCAATTACTGTGGGAGAAATGTCATTGAGAACTGTATCTGTGCCAGTATGTCGGTCTCCAAGCTCTCCTGCGATGATATCACCATTAATCACCTCTACCAGTTTTCTGTAGGATGGACACTGCTAGGATCTGATCTCATCCTCATCTTCCTCTCCTACAGCCTCATCCTTCGAGCTGTGCTGAGACTCAAGGCAAAGGGTGCTGTGGCCAAGGCCTTGAGCACATGTGGCTCCCACTTCATTCTTATCCTCTTCTTCAGCACCATCCTTCTGGTCTTTGTGCTCACTCTTGTAGTGAAGGAAAAGGTCTCCCCTGATGTGCCAGTCTTGCTCAATGTTCTCCACCATGTCATCTTCTCAGCCCTCAACCCCATTGTTTATGGAGTGCGAACCCAGGAGATCAAGCAAGGAATACAGAGGTTACTAAAGAAAGTGTGGTAGTAAGGACAACTGGATTTCTGCATTCATAATATAGGATGAAATTTGAGTCAATAATGTGTGAATGGGCTGAAATTCATATCTATGAGTTGTAATTCAACCTGGGTAATTTGGATattgtgtcttctttaataaAACTTAAGATTCATTGTAGTTCCCTTTTCTCTAACTTCTTCTTTAACAATATGCTTGATCCCTTTTGCTTTTTCCTCATACACAATATCCTATTTTTACAAAAAGCTGGGGTTTCTTGAGGTAGGTTTTATAGTGAAATAATTATGTTCCTGAATATGCAGCTGTTAATAGGTCATGCATTTACATTCTTATATATACAACTATGGATATTTTGGGTAGAGTTGTGTAAAGTGTAAagtttcttattcttatttccatatgggggaaggGAACATATTTGAGACAAAGAATTGGAATGAAATTTCAATTCCAAATGATGAAAAG
Coding sequences within:
- the LOC123949408 gene encoding olfactory receptor 56A3-like, coding for MIAHPNSTISTEVSDFLLNCLVRYPSWNFWLSLFLSFLFLLAMGANGVLLVTIRLEVSLHEPMYYLLSILSLLDIVVCLTVIPKVLAIFWFDLKSISFYACFLQMYIMNCFLAMESCTFMVMAYDRYVAICHPLRYTSVITDQFVAKASVFILARNGILTVPIPILSSRLNYCGRNVIENCICASMSVSKLSCDDITINHLYQFSVGWTLLGSDLILIFLSYSLILRAVLRLKAKGAVAKALSTCGSHFILILFFSTILLVFVLTLVVKEKVSPDVPVLLNVLHHVIFSALNPIVYGVRTQEIKQGIQRLLKKVW